From the genome of Fusarium oxysporum f. sp. lycopersici 4287 chromosome 3, whole genome shotgun sequence, one region includes:
- a CDS encoding oxidoreductase encodes MAICNKPAAGVSFFTPAQQPPAGSATKRDSAPTLFKPLRIRGIELHNRIGVSPMGMYSTSQDGCATDFHLVHLGQFALKGAAAVFFGGE; translated from the exons ATGGCCATCTGCAACAAACCCGCCGCTGGCGTCTCCTTCTTTACCCCAGCTCAACAGCCACCCGCTGGCTCTGCGACCAAGAGGGACTCGGCCCCAACTCTCTTCAAACCCCTACGCATCCGCGGTATCGAGCTTCATAACCGCATTGGAGTCTCTCCTATGGGCATGTACTCAACGAGCCAAGATGGCTGCGCAACAGACTTCCATCTCGTTCATTTAGGCCAATTCGCACTCAAAGGTGCTGCTGCGGTTTTCTTCG GTGGAGAGTAA
- a CDS encoding lysophospholipase: MASPATWLELRGNNTISALKDVLTRAKIGDIDTNAYANGIVRNGSALPRIGIAISGGGYRAIMNGAGAIAAFDNRTHGFHGRPSGRYSPGYNVP; encoded by the coding sequence CATGGCTAGAGCTTCGTGGCAATAACACCATCTCAGCGTTAAAGGACGTCCTTACCCGAGCCAAGATTGGCGATATAGACACTAACGCGTATGCGAATGGCATCGTGAGGAATGGCAGCGCGTTGCCACGAATCGGTATTGCCATCTCGGGCGGAGGTTATAGAGCCATTATGAATGGGGCTGGTGCCATTGCCGCTTTCGATAATCGAACCCATGGGTTCCACGGACGGCCATCTGGGCGGTATTCTCCAGGCTACAACGTACCTTAG